The Accipiter gentilis chromosome 19, bAccGen1.1, whole genome shotgun sequence genome has a window encoding:
- the PROSER1 gene encoding proline and serine-rich protein 1 isoform X2, which translates to MSEKKRCRRILEQASKTGCKAPHAMISSCGMIPGNPYPKGKPSRINGIFPGTPIKKDTEECTNEGKGIAARILGPSKPAPSTYNPHKPVPYPIPPCRPHATIAPSAYNNAGLVPMANVIAPGLPAPPPYTANQVVSENEDLSSQAKPSQNQAFSAQANQLFTPHGSNPSTPAATPVPTPSPVKAISHPLAPATPLVSGMNMSTPVLPVFPGQVSSSIHTSQPSTPTPTVIKSLSLPGVPVTSVHSATSTPIPAVFSGLASIPTATPAPQGSSTPCATPVPSEAFASATAPFAGLPFSATSSIASANNPTPLSSVFAGLPLSLPPNAQGISSPVPSTIANSPATSIPGSLSLPNPILSVLKGFLTSNDTSLINSSALPSAMTSELVSLSALANQNSDPPTSSVNKCYTPSATPTPQRSSTPGLAIFPGLPSPSVANSSSTPPTLPAQSPLTTSPSIMPVNCGSSASLLHGTSPTIPDQQLSSAPTATSIPVLVKTEPMSPTLSAFKGPSHSAGPSHGTIGLSALGRAYTSAASVPVSLPSSLNPVLSGLSSLSGPLNNSSSLASMSLAPHGSSAPIAPVFNGLPPFTSLTSNFAFTGNPALTPPVTLPGSLLANPSTTASAVSAPHASSTAAVLSGLAASATVSAPPFSLNLSSAVPSLFSVAQGPLGSSNPSFPGFPVSNTPSVTPALPSFPGLQASSAVAAVAPLPAAATAPSPAPVLPGFASAFSSNFNSALVAQAGLTSGLQTPGNAVFPGLLSLPGIPGFPQSAAQSSLQELQHSAAAQSALLQAHSASALENYTAQPEGFANYPSTPGTPFSLQTSLPQSGWQ; encoded by the exons ATGtcagagaagaaaagatgcagaagaaTTCTTGAACAG GCTTCAAAAACGGGTTGCAAGGCTCCTCATGCTATGATATCATCCTGTGGCATGATACCTGGCAATCCTTATCCCAAGGGCAAACCAAGCCGCATAAATGGAATTTTCCCA ggAACCCCTATCAAAAAGGACACAGAAGAATGTACTAATGAAGGAAAGGGAATAGCAGCCCGTATACTTGGACCATCCAAACCA GCTCCATCAACCTACAATCCACACAAACCAGTTCCATACCCCATCCCACCATGTCGGCCACATGCAACTATTGCACCAA gTGCTTACAACAATGCTGGCTTAGTTCCAATGGCTAATGTCATAGCTCCAGGCTTACCAGCTCCTCCACCATACACTGCTAATCAGGTGGTTTCAG AAAATGAGGACCTTTCCAGCCAGGCAAAACCTTCCCAAAATCAAG ctttttctgcACAAGCGAATCAGCTCTTTACTCCTCATGGTTCTAATCCTTCAACACCTGCTGCTACTCCAGTCCCTACCCCATCACCTGTCAAGGCAATAAGCCATCCATTAGCACCTGCAACTCCACTCGTCTCTGGGATGAACATGTCTACCCCTGTCCTTCCTGTTTTCCCAGGACaggtctcctcttccatccatACATCTCAGCCATCCACCCCAACCCCTACTGTCATCAAATCTCTTTCATTGCCTGGTGTTCCTGTCACATCTGTTCACAGTGCAACCTCTACTCCTATCCCTGCAGTTTTTTCTGGGCTGGCTTCTATACCCACTGCTACGCCAGCTCCACAAGGTTCTTCCACACCGTGCGCCACACCTGTGCCTAGTGAAGCTTTCGCATCTGCTACTGCACCATTTGCTGGCCTCCCATTTTCTGCAACCTCTTCAATTGCTTCCGCTAATAATCCCACTCCATTGTCATCAGTTTTTGCTGGTCTCCCTTTGTCCTTGCCGCCCAATGCCCAAGGGATTTCTAGTCCTGTTCCATCTACAATTGCTAATTCTCCTGCCACTTCCATTCCTGGTTCACTTAGCTTGCCTAACCCAATTTTGTCTGTCTTAAAGGGATTTCTGACATCAAATGACACCTCGTTAATCAATTCATCTGCTTTACCTTCTGCTATGACAAGTGAGCTTGTGTCTCTATCTGCTCTTGCTAATCAAAACTCTGACCCTCCCACTTCCTCTGTCAACAAATGTTACACTCCATCAGCCACCCCTACCCCGCAGCGTTCCTCCACACCTGGGCTGGCCATTTTCCCAGGTCTTCCATCCCCATCTGTAGCCAATTCTAGTTCCACTCCTCCAACATTGCCTGCACAATCACCTTTAACCACTTCACCATCGATCATGCCAGTCAACTGTGGCTCATCAGCCTCCCTCTTGCATGGCACAAGTCCTACTATCCCTGATCAGCAGCTCTCATCAGCCCCAACTGCCACAAGCATCCCAGTTCTGGTCAAAACAGAACCCATGAGTCCTACCCTCTCGGCCTTCAAAGGTCCTTCTCATTCAGCTGGCCCTTCTCATGGCACTATAGGACTGTCAGCGCTCGGGCGTGCATACACCTCAGCAGCTTCAGTGCCAGTCAGTTTACCCAGTTCCCTGAACCCAGTGCTATCAGGTCTCTCCTCTTTGAGTGGTCCTCTAAACAATTCCAGTTCTCTGGCTTCCATGTCCCTCGCCCCACATGGCTCCTCTGCTCCCATTGCCCCTGTGTTCAATGGCCTTCCTCCTTTTACATCTCTAACCAGTAACTTTGCTTTTACTGGTAATCCAGCACTTACACCACCTGTCACTCTCCCAGGGTCTTTGTTAGCTAATCCGTCTACAACTGCTTCAGCTGTGTCTGCCCCTCATGCGAGTTCCACTGCCGCCGTACTCTCAGGACTCGCCGCCTCAGCAACAGTCTCTGCTCCACCCTTCTCGCTTAACTTGTCCAGTGCCgtcccttcccttttttctgttGCCCAGGGACCTCTGGGATCATCAAACCCATCCTTCCCTGGTTTTCCTGTCTCTAACACACCCTCTGTCACTCCTgctctcccttctttccctggCCTCCAGGCATCTTCTGCAGTAGCAGCAGTTGCACCGTTGCCGGCAGCTGCCACAGCCCCATCTCCGGCTCCGGTCCTGCCAGGGTTTGCCTCGGCCTTTAGCTCAAACTTCAACTCTGCACTTGTTGCACAGGCTGG CTTGACTTCTGGACTACAGACACCGGGAAACGCAGTTTTTCCTGGTCTTTTATCTCTCCCTGGTATCCCTGGCTTTCCCCAAAGTGCCGCACAATCTTCCTTGCAGGAATTGCAGCATAGTGCGGCTGCACAGTCAGCACTACTACAG GCACATTCTGCTTCTGCTCTGGAGAACTATACAGCTCAGCCTGAAGGTTTTGCTAACTATCCGTCAACACCAGGAACACCATTTTCATTGCAGACCAGTCTGCCCCAGAGTGGATGGCAATAA
- the PROSER1 gene encoding proline and serine-rich protein 1 isoform X1 produces the protein MDKKSFETVLDEIRKAVLTEYKLKAIEYVHGYFSSEQVVELLRYFSWAEPQLKAIKALQHKIVAVPASKMVNILNCFTFSKDKLIALEILASNIVDAQNYRLIEDLFRINMSEKKRCRRILEQASKTGCKAPHAMISSCGMIPGNPYPKGKPSRINGIFPGTPIKKDTEECTNEGKGIAARILGPSKPAPSTYNPHKPVPYPIPPCRPHATIAPSAYNNAGLVPMANVIAPGLPAPPPYTANQVVSENEDLSSQAKPSQNQAFSAQANQLFTPHGSNPSTPAATPVPTPSPVKAISHPLAPATPLVSGMNMSTPVLPVFPGQVSSSIHTSQPSTPTPTVIKSLSLPGVPVTSVHSATSTPIPAVFSGLASIPTATPAPQGSSTPCATPVPSEAFASATAPFAGLPFSATSSIASANNPTPLSSVFAGLPLSLPPNAQGISSPVPSTIANSPATSIPGSLSLPNPILSVLKGFLTSNDTSLINSSALPSAMTSELVSLSALANQNSDPPTSSVNKCYTPSATPTPQRSSTPGLAIFPGLPSPSVANSSSTPPTLPAQSPLTTSPSIMPVNCGSSASLLHGTSPTIPDQQLSSAPTATSIPVLVKTEPMSPTLSAFKGPSHSAGPSHGTIGLSALGRAYTSAASVPVSLPSSLNPVLSGLSSLSGPLNNSSSLASMSLAPHGSSAPIAPVFNGLPPFTSLTSNFAFTGNPALTPPVTLPGSLLANPSTTASAVSAPHASSTAAVLSGLAASATVSAPPFSLNLSSAVPSLFSVAQGPLGSSNPSFPGFPVSNTPSVTPALPSFPGLQASSAVAAVAPLPAAATAPSPAPVLPGFASAFSSNFNSALVAQAGLTSGLQTPGNAVFPGLLSLPGIPGFPQSAAQSSLQELQHSAAAQSALLQAHSASALENYTAQPEGFANYPSTPGTPFSLQTSLPQSGWQ, from the exons ATGGATAAGAAATCATTTGAAACCGTGCTGGATGAAATTAGAAAG GCTGTATTGACTGAGTACAAATTAAAAGCTATTGAATATGTTCATGGATACTTTTCTAGTGAACAG GTTGTCGAGTTACTGAGATACTTTTCCTGGGCTGAACCACAGCTCAAGGCAATAAAGGCTTTACAACAT AAAATAGTGGCAGTTCCAGCATCAAAAATGGTTAATATTCTCAACTGCTTCACATTCAGTAAAGATAAACTTATTGCCCTTGAAATCTTAGCTTC CAACATTGTTGATGCTCAGAATTATCGCCTTATTGAAGATCTGTTCAGAATTAATATGtcagagaagaaaagatgcagaagaaTTCTTGAACAG GCTTCAAAAACGGGTTGCAAGGCTCCTCATGCTATGATATCATCCTGTGGCATGATACCTGGCAATCCTTATCCCAAGGGCAAACCAAGCCGCATAAATGGAATTTTCCCA ggAACCCCTATCAAAAAGGACACAGAAGAATGTACTAATGAAGGAAAGGGAATAGCAGCCCGTATACTTGGACCATCCAAACCA GCTCCATCAACCTACAATCCACACAAACCAGTTCCATACCCCATCCCACCATGTCGGCCACATGCAACTATTGCACCAA gTGCTTACAACAATGCTGGCTTAGTTCCAATGGCTAATGTCATAGCTCCAGGCTTACCAGCTCCTCCACCATACACTGCTAATCAGGTGGTTTCAG AAAATGAGGACCTTTCCAGCCAGGCAAAACCTTCCCAAAATCAAG ctttttctgcACAAGCGAATCAGCTCTTTACTCCTCATGGTTCTAATCCTTCAACACCTGCTGCTACTCCAGTCCCTACCCCATCACCTGTCAAGGCAATAAGCCATCCATTAGCACCTGCAACTCCACTCGTCTCTGGGATGAACATGTCTACCCCTGTCCTTCCTGTTTTCCCAGGACaggtctcctcttccatccatACATCTCAGCCATCCACCCCAACCCCTACTGTCATCAAATCTCTTTCATTGCCTGGTGTTCCTGTCACATCTGTTCACAGTGCAACCTCTACTCCTATCCCTGCAGTTTTTTCTGGGCTGGCTTCTATACCCACTGCTACGCCAGCTCCACAAGGTTCTTCCACACCGTGCGCCACACCTGTGCCTAGTGAAGCTTTCGCATCTGCTACTGCACCATTTGCTGGCCTCCCATTTTCTGCAACCTCTTCAATTGCTTCCGCTAATAATCCCACTCCATTGTCATCAGTTTTTGCTGGTCTCCCTTTGTCCTTGCCGCCCAATGCCCAAGGGATTTCTAGTCCTGTTCCATCTACAATTGCTAATTCTCCTGCCACTTCCATTCCTGGTTCACTTAGCTTGCCTAACCCAATTTTGTCTGTCTTAAAGGGATTTCTGACATCAAATGACACCTCGTTAATCAATTCATCTGCTTTACCTTCTGCTATGACAAGTGAGCTTGTGTCTCTATCTGCTCTTGCTAATCAAAACTCTGACCCTCCCACTTCCTCTGTCAACAAATGTTACACTCCATCAGCCACCCCTACCCCGCAGCGTTCCTCCACACCTGGGCTGGCCATTTTCCCAGGTCTTCCATCCCCATCTGTAGCCAATTCTAGTTCCACTCCTCCAACATTGCCTGCACAATCACCTTTAACCACTTCACCATCGATCATGCCAGTCAACTGTGGCTCATCAGCCTCCCTCTTGCATGGCACAAGTCCTACTATCCCTGATCAGCAGCTCTCATCAGCCCCAACTGCCACAAGCATCCCAGTTCTGGTCAAAACAGAACCCATGAGTCCTACCCTCTCGGCCTTCAAAGGTCCTTCTCATTCAGCTGGCCCTTCTCATGGCACTATAGGACTGTCAGCGCTCGGGCGTGCATACACCTCAGCAGCTTCAGTGCCAGTCAGTTTACCCAGTTCCCTGAACCCAGTGCTATCAGGTCTCTCCTCTTTGAGTGGTCCTCTAAACAATTCCAGTTCTCTGGCTTCCATGTCCCTCGCCCCACATGGCTCCTCTGCTCCCATTGCCCCTGTGTTCAATGGCCTTCCTCCTTTTACATCTCTAACCAGTAACTTTGCTTTTACTGGTAATCCAGCACTTACACCACCTGTCACTCTCCCAGGGTCTTTGTTAGCTAATCCGTCTACAACTGCTTCAGCTGTGTCTGCCCCTCATGCGAGTTCCACTGCCGCCGTACTCTCAGGACTCGCCGCCTCAGCAACAGTCTCTGCTCCACCCTTCTCGCTTAACTTGTCCAGTGCCgtcccttcccttttttctgttGCCCAGGGACCTCTGGGATCATCAAACCCATCCTTCCCTGGTTTTCCTGTCTCTAACACACCCTCTGTCACTCCTgctctcccttctttccctggCCTCCAGGCATCTTCTGCAGTAGCAGCAGTTGCACCGTTGCCGGCAGCTGCCACAGCCCCATCTCCGGCTCCGGTCCTGCCAGGGTTTGCCTCGGCCTTTAGCTCAAACTTCAACTCTGCACTTGTTGCACAGGCTGG CTTGACTTCTGGACTACAGACACCGGGAAACGCAGTTTTTCCTGGTCTTTTATCTCTCCCTGGTATCCCTGGCTTTCCCCAAAGTGCCGCACAATCTTCCTTGCAGGAATTGCAGCATAGTGCGGCTGCACAGTCAGCACTACTACAG GCACATTCTGCTTCTGCTCTGGAGAACTATACAGCTCAGCCTGAAGGTTTTGCTAACTATCCGTCAACACCAGGAACACCATTTTCATTGCAGACCAGTCTGCCCCAGAGTGGATGGCAATAA